One genomic segment of Paenibacillus xylanexedens includes these proteins:
- a CDS encoding carbohydrate ABC transporter permease, whose protein sequence is MAKAKAKRIFTYVFLTIVAFVSIFPFFWMLVSSTNASVDVTKGRLLPGSAFIDNFNKLIDSTNLVQALGNSAIISVISTLLALFIGSMAGYGFEVYRTKSRDVVFNILLLSMMIPFAAIMVPLYRMFATISGVAPVIGINTMAAVILPTIATAFLIFFFRQNTKMFPKDLLEAGRIDGLSELGIFLKIYMPTMKTTYAAAAIITFMSSWNNYLWPLIVLQTPDQQTIPLLISNLGAGYSPDYGVIMTAIVIATLPTAIVFFIMQKHFVAGMVGSVK, encoded by the coding sequence ATGGCTAAAGCTAAAGCAAAACGGATTTTCACGTATGTGTTCCTAACCATCGTCGCCTTTGTATCCATTTTCCCTTTCTTCTGGATGCTGGTCAGTTCAACAAATGCATCTGTCGATGTTACCAAGGGTAGACTGCTGCCCGGTTCAGCTTTCATTGATAACTTCAACAAACTGATTGATTCGACAAATCTGGTACAGGCTCTCGGAAACTCGGCGATTATCTCTGTAATCTCCACTCTCTTGGCACTGTTTATTGGTTCCATGGCAGGTTATGGCTTCGAGGTATATCGCACGAAGTCCCGTGATGTGGTGTTTAATATCCTGTTGTTGTCCATGATGATCCCGTTTGCAGCGATTATGGTACCATTGTATCGTATGTTTGCAACAATCTCGGGAGTTGCACCGGTTATCGGAATCAACACGATGGCAGCAGTGATTCTGCCAACCATCGCAACAGCGTTCTTGATCTTCTTCTTCCGTCAGAACACCAAAATGTTCCCGAAAGACTTGCTGGAAGCTGGACGTATTGATGGTTTGAGTGAACTCGGCATCTTCTTGAAGATCTATATGCCAACCATGAAAACAACATATGCAGCGGCAGCAATCATTACATTCATGAGTAGCTGGAACAACTATCTGTGGCCACTCATTGTATTGCAAACACCTGACCAACAAACGATTCCACTGTTGATCTCAAATCTGGGTGCTGGTTATTCTCCGGATTACGGAGTAATCATGACAGCAATCGTGATTGCAACACTGCCTACAGCAATCGTTTTCTTCATTATGCAGAAACATTTTGTTGCAGGTATGGTAGGTTCCGTGAAGTAA
- a CDS encoding carbohydrate ABC transporter permease yields MNTGDSLQKKNNLTGWAFVLLAVVGIVAFYFYPMIQALLLSFKSGVGANLEFSGLSNYKRLLVDTTFRTALSNTFIYLIIQVPVMIILGLFISVLLNDSTLRFRSFFRTAIFLPCVTSLVAYSVVFKYLFAPDGMVNQFLMGLHIIGDPIQWITDPFWAKITIIIAVTWRWTGYNMIFYLSSLQNIDQSIYEAARIDGANAFTQFFKITVPLLKPIILFTSITSTIGTLQIFDEIMNITKGGPGNATMSISQYIYNLSFKYSPDFGYAATVSYSIVILIIVLSIIQFKVAGDNKNG; encoded by the coding sequence ATGAATACAGGAGACAGTCTCCAAAAGAAAAATAATTTGACTGGATGGGCTTTTGTTTTGCTGGCTGTTGTCGGGATTGTTGCATTTTACTTCTACCCGATGATTCAAGCGCTGCTCTTATCGTTCAAGTCTGGTGTAGGAGCCAATCTTGAATTTTCGGGCCTTTCTAACTACAAAAGATTGTTAGTTGATACAACGTTCCGTACAGCATTATCGAATACATTTATCTACTTGATTATTCAAGTGCCTGTAATGATTATCCTTGGTTTGTTTATTTCCGTATTGCTGAATGACAGCACACTACGTTTCCGGAGTTTCTTCCGTACAGCGATTTTCTTGCCTTGTGTAACTTCATTGGTAGCGTACTCTGTTGTATTCAAATATCTGTTCGCACCAGATGGAATGGTGAATCAATTCCTGATGGGCTTGCACATTATTGGCGATCCAATTCAATGGATCACAGACCCGTTCTGGGCTAAAATTACGATCATAATCGCCGTTACTTGGCGTTGGACCGGATATAACATGATTTTCTATCTGTCATCCCTGCAAAACATCGATCAATCGATCTATGAAGCTGCAAGAATTGACGGAGCGAATGCTTTTACACAATTCTTCAAAATCACTGTACCTTTGCTTAAACCGATTATCCTTTTCACGTCCATCACATCAACGATTGGTACATTGCAAATCTTCGATGAGATCATGAATATTACCAAAGGTGGTCCAGGTAATGCGACCATGTCGATTTCACAATACATCTACAACCTTTCGTTCAAATATTCACCGGACTTCGGTTATGCAGCAACAGTGTCGTATTCCATCGTAATCTTGATTATTGTATTGTCCATCATCCAGTTTAAAGTGGCAGGTGATAATAAAAATGGCTAA
- a CDS encoding extracellular solute-binding protein, with the protein MWVLMLVTVLLLSACSSGGGGKPASGGDEKTNEITVWAWDKAFNVAAMETAKEAYQKANPDVKINIIEYAQADIIQKLNTGLNSGTASGLPNVVLIEDYRSQSFLNAYPDAFKDLSSSITASDFADYKLGPTAFDGKQYGVPFDSGVAGLYYRTDLLEQAGYKAADLQDITWDDYIQIGKDVKAKTGKELLSLDPNDLGLIRMMIQTAGKWYSAEDGKTPDIANNAALKEAFITYKAMMDANIVKLHSDWSQFVANANNGSVATIPTGNWFSPSVRQEASQSGKWAIAPIPKMAGQANSVHASNLGGSSWYVMNNVPGADQAADFVAKTFGSDKQLYQDLLNNIGAIGTYKPAVDGDAYAKADEYFGGQKIFTDFANWTKEIPSVNYGINTYAIEDILVVEMQAFLNGKSIDDVLADAQKQAEAQLN; encoded by the coding sequence ATGTGGGTATTGATGCTCGTTACAGTACTGCTGTTGTCCGCATGTTCATCCGGTGGCGGAGGTAAACCCGCTAGTGGTGGTGACGAAAAAACAAACGAAATTACGGTCTGGGCTTGGGACAAAGCTTTTAACGTAGCTGCAATGGAAACAGCAAAAGAAGCATATCAAAAAGCAAATCCTGATGTAAAAATTAACATCATTGAATACGCTCAAGCTGATATCATTCAGAAACTGAACACAGGTCTTAACTCCGGAACTGCCAGTGGTCTTCCAAACGTAGTTCTGATTGAAGACTATCGTTCACAAAGCTTCTTGAATGCATATCCTGATGCGTTCAAAGATCTGTCTTCCAGTATCACGGCTTCCGATTTTGCAGATTACAAACTCGGACCAACAGCGTTTGATGGCAAACAATACGGAGTACCATTTGACTCCGGCGTTGCTGGTTTGTACTACAGAACAGATCTACTGGAGCAAGCTGGCTACAAAGCAGCTGACCTGCAAGACATCACTTGGGATGACTACATCCAAATTGGTAAAGACGTAAAAGCTAAAACAGGTAAAGAGCTTCTTTCTCTTGACCCGAATGACCTTGGTTTGATTCGTATGATGATCCAAACTGCAGGTAAATGGTATTCCGCAGAAGATGGTAAAACACCTGACATTGCTAATAATGCTGCTCTGAAAGAAGCGTTTATTACTTACAAAGCAATGATGGATGCCAACATTGTTAAATTGCACTCTGACTGGAGTCAATTCGTTGCCAACGCCAATAACGGTAGCGTAGCAACAATTCCTACAGGTAACTGGTTCTCACCATCTGTACGTCAAGAAGCTTCCCAATCCGGTAAATGGGCTATAGCTCCAATACCAAAAATGGCTGGTCAAGCAAACTCTGTTCACGCATCCAACTTGGGTGGTAGCTCTTGGTATGTTATGAACAACGTTCCTGGTGCAGATCAAGCAGCTGATTTTGTAGCAAAAACATTTGGTTCTGACAAACAATTGTATCAAGATCTGTTGAACAACATCGGCGCAATTGGTACGTACAAACCAGCAGTTGATGGTGACGCGTATGCCAAAGCAGACGAGTACTTCGGCGGACAAAAAATCTTCACAGACTTTGCAAATTGGACGAAAGAAATTCCAAGCGTAAACTATGGTATCAACACATATGCCATTGAAGATATTCTGGTAGTAGAAATGCAAGCATTCCTGAACGGTAAATCAATCGATGACGTTCTGGCTGATGCACAAAAACAAGCTGAAGCACAATTAAACTAA
- a CDS encoding response regulator transcription factor produces the protein MNRLCKVLIVDDEFLVRQGIKHHMNWEAEGFIIVGEASNGEEGLQQVNLLKPDIVITDIVMPVMDGETFVRTLKASNPQIEVIVLSSFSEFEYVRSTLQHGAADYILKPKLDTNELLQVLQRTAGKIPELQFEPSHDGWRLGQLMEKMLSGFTLDEDSEMPIIRDTFPYESFRLLVFKPVGAGGNPLKMDQEQIESKLSSDLPEVECAMVPAEGTLPVMLLNVDPARDEWMLERIRQLASENAAGEDSPGWVLSESFTSFEQMGVVYRERLIKLIEYRFYYKDRPILVYGELPPMHSAGYQFNVNMFLQHVKRNRVEAAREYLQDHAKTLGRDYIADVFEIKSFLGNLIFNVTITLADMDVQSAGLEESKYTYFKNVDGASSLDEVMTVLDQFMTEVQECTVGAGGKRSDPNMKMLLDYMHEHFDQPLGLAEVAKHFHFNPSYLSSYFSSHKKEGFNEYLNKIRIEKAEELLRSDDVTISEISSMVGYSDHSYFCKVFKKFTGLSPSRYRRKFWA, from the coding sequence ATGAACCGGTTGTGCAAGGTGCTGATTGTTGACGATGAGTTTCTGGTAAGACAGGGCATAAAGCACCATATGAACTGGGAAGCGGAAGGATTTATCATTGTGGGTGAAGCTTCCAACGGTGAAGAAGGATTACAGCAGGTGAACCTGTTAAAACCGGATATTGTGATCACCGACATTGTCATGCCTGTCATGGATGGGGAAACGTTTGTCCGTACACTAAAAGCCAGTAATCCGCAGATTGAAGTTATTGTACTTAGCAGCTTCAGTGAATTCGAGTATGTACGTTCAACGCTTCAGCATGGGGCAGCCGATTATATACTGAAACCCAAGCTGGATACAAATGAATTATTGCAAGTCCTTCAACGCACAGCGGGTAAAATTCCGGAGCTACAGTTCGAGCCGTCGCACGATGGCTGGAGACTTGGGCAACTGATGGAGAAGATGCTGTCCGGATTTACACTGGATGAAGATAGCGAAATGCCGATCATTCGAGATACCTTTCCGTATGAATCCTTTCGCTTGCTGGTGTTTAAACCCGTGGGTGCTGGAGGGAATCCACTGAAGATGGATCAGGAACAGATTGAATCCAAGCTCAGCAGTGATCTGCCTGAAGTAGAATGTGCAATGGTTCCCGCAGAGGGTACATTACCTGTGATGCTTCTTAATGTCGATCCTGCGAGAGATGAATGGATGCTTGAACGGATCAGACAGTTGGCCAGTGAAAATGCAGCAGGAGAAGACAGTCCTGGTTGGGTGCTTAGTGAAAGCTTTACTTCATTTGAACAGATGGGTGTTGTTTACCGGGAACGCCTGATTAAGCTGATTGAATATCGTTTCTATTATAAGGATCGACCAATCCTGGTGTATGGTGAACTGCCTCCAATGCATTCCGCAGGTTACCAGTTTAATGTGAATATGTTTTTGCAGCATGTGAAGCGTAACCGGGTCGAAGCGGCAAGGGAGTATTTACAGGATCATGCAAAAACACTTGGACGGGATTATATTGCCGATGTTTTTGAAATCAAATCATTTCTCGGTAACTTGATCTTCAACGTGACCATTACCCTCGCGGATATGGATGTCCAGTCTGCCGGTCTGGAAGAGAGCAAATATACGTATTTTAAAAATGTGGACGGGGCTTCAAGTCTGGACGAAGTCATGACTGTGCTTGACCAATTCATGACGGAAGTTCAGGAGTGCACCGTTGGTGCGGGTGGAAAACGAAGTGATCCCAACATGAAGATGCTGCTGGATTACATGCATGAGCACTTTGATCAGCCGCTCGGGCTTGCTGAAGTAGCCAAGCACTTTCATTTTAATCCATCGTATTTATCCAGTTATTTTTCATCTCACAAAAAAGAAGGATTTAATGAATACTTAAACAAAATTCGGATTGAAAAAGCCGAGGAACTGCTCCGATCCGATGATGTAACGATCTCTGAGATTAGCAGTATGGTAGGTTATTCCGATCATAGTTACTTTTGCAAAGTATTCAAAAAATTCACCGGATTATCACCAAGCCGATACCGGCGCAAATTCTGGGCATAA
- a CDS encoding cache domain-containing sensor histidine kinase produces the protein MKKWMNQLSRLGLFPKLFLVMVVSIVLVSVLILWTTIHMSTNLFTETFSITNSKVLNQIKTNFESFNEAIAAVSNNVTQSGSIRGFLSEGDADSLTMAKSFYNMRETMDRIQSITESYEVGITIIGINGRSYSTNRAHLQLSVDELKQEPITMEAAETPSRLIFDVYQNEATLGSQQMISATKALTDRTRSRIYGTLYVTMREDIFRQFYSSFTSRGNDVVIMNEKGEIVSSNREDWIGTTQLDLLSYARDMNNNSPRSINARVMDQDSVVLSEYLPFYRFYIVNVVDKDLAMGQLIDMKTVALICAAIVVGALILVFLITSQITKSLRRLVKQMSNITKSDLDNYIPVSGSYESRQLGHAYNYMLDELHDYVDQLVQTQHEQRNAELAALQSQINPHFLYNTLASVKVLVQQGNKDRAAETINALIGLLQNTISDVSQTVTVEQEVENLKNYVFINHVRYGGRIKAAFYVAPDCTHYHVPKLVIQPFIENAFFHGFIKKETGTIHVMVSRAGESLICEIMDNGDGIEGLIMGETLPNPKNNRQLFSGIGIRNVHDRIELLYGSPYGVTIMSTVGEGTRVTVTLPLITN, from the coding sequence ATGAAGAAATGGATGAACCAATTATCTCGTCTCGGATTGTTTCCTAAGTTGTTTCTGGTTATGGTGGTCAGTATTGTCCTCGTTTCTGTACTCATCTTATGGACGACCATTCACATGTCAACCAATCTGTTTACTGAGACGTTCAGTATCACAAACTCCAAGGTGCTTAATCAGATCAAAACAAATTTTGAATCCTTTAATGAGGCCATTGCTGCCGTATCGAATAATGTGACGCAGAGTGGATCGATCCGAGGATTCCTGTCCGAAGGAGATGCCGATTCCCTCACGATGGCCAAATCCTTCTATAATATGAGGGAAACGATGGATCGAATTCAATCCATCACAGAATCCTACGAAGTTGGGATAACAATTATCGGGATTAATGGACGGAGCTATTCCACGAATCGTGCTCACCTTCAGTTGTCCGTGGATGAATTGAAGCAGGAGCCAATTACGATGGAAGCCGCGGAGACGCCGAGTCGTCTTATCTTTGATGTTTACCAAAACGAGGCAACGCTCGGGAGTCAGCAGATGATCTCTGCGACGAAAGCGTTGACGGACCGAACACGCAGCCGGATATACGGTACGCTCTATGTCACGATGAGAGAAGACATATTCCGGCAATTTTACAGCAGCTTTACAAGTCGTGGCAATGATGTGGTCATTATGAATGAAAAAGGTGAGATTGTATCATCGAATCGTGAAGACTGGATCGGAACAACTCAACTGGATTTGCTATCGTATGCCCGGGATATGAACAACAACTCTCCGAGAAGTATTAATGCTCGTGTGATGGATCAGGATAGCGTTGTGTTATCCGAGTATTTACCGTTCTATCGGTTTTATATTGTCAATGTAGTGGATAAGGATCTGGCGATGGGTCAACTTATCGACATGAAGACGGTTGCCCTGATCTGTGCAGCTATCGTTGTGGGGGCACTCATCCTTGTGTTTCTCATCACCAGCCAGATTACCAAGTCACTGCGCAGACTTGTGAAGCAGATGTCCAACATTACAAAAAGTGATCTGGACAACTATATTCCGGTGAGCGGAAGCTACGAGAGCAGGCAGCTTGGTCATGCTTACAATTACATGCTTGATGAACTGCATGATTATGTGGATCAGTTAGTACAGACACAGCATGAACAACGTAACGCAGAGCTTGCGGCATTACAGAGTCAGATTAATCCTCATTTCTTGTACAATACACTTGCATCTGTCAAAGTTCTGGTGCAACAAGGCAACAAAGACAGGGCTGCGGAGACCATTAACGCATTAATTGGATTGCTGCAAAATACGATCAGTGATGTGAGTCAGACTGTTACGGTGGAACAAGAAGTCGAGAATTTGAAAAATTATGTCTTCATTAATCACGTCAGATATGGTGGCCGGATTAAAGCAGCTTTCTACGTTGCTCCCGATTGTACACACTATCATGTACCCAAACTGGTGATCCAGCCGTTTATCGAGAATGCATTTTTCCATGGATTCATCAAGAAAGAAACGGGTACGATTCATGTCATGGTTTCCAGAGCGGGAGAATCACTCATCTGTGAGATTATGGACAATGGGGATGGAATTGAAGGACTTATCATGGGAGAAACGTTGCCCAATCCGAAGAACAATCGTCAACTATTCAGCGGTATCGGGATTCGCAACGTACATGACCGTATTGAGTTATTATATGGTTCACCTTATGGTGTCACCATTATGAGTACGGTTGGGGAAGGAACGAGAGTCACCGTTACACTACCTTTAATCACGAATTGA
- the rsmD gene encoding 16S rRNA (guanine(966)-N(2))-methyltransferase RsmD, which translates to MRVVSGSAKGRPLKAVPGTGTRPTTDKVKEALFSMVGPYFEGGTALDLFAGSGGLGIEALSRGMDKAVFVDLESKSIEVIRMNLKATKLEDQAAVYRNDAGRALKALAKRGTTFDLVFLDPPYSMKNGHELMLTMHELELLEPEATIVLEYESKHDYPEQFGPFEQTRKALYGETAVSIYYYAPEAVEDGESITPEEEAPHD; encoded by the coding sequence GTGAGAGTGGTATCTGGGAGTGCAAAAGGCAGGCCGCTGAAGGCTGTTCCTGGCACGGGTACGCGGCCAACCACCGACAAGGTGAAGGAAGCGTTATTTAGCATGGTTGGTCCTTATTTTGAGGGCGGCACAGCATTGGATCTGTTTGCAGGCAGTGGAGGTCTCGGTATTGAGGCGCTGAGCCGCGGCATGGACAAGGCTGTTTTTGTTGATTTGGAATCGAAAAGTATTGAAGTCATCCGCATGAATCTGAAGGCAACCAAGCTGGAAGACCAGGCGGCCGTATATCGTAATGATGCAGGTCGAGCATTGAAGGCACTCGCCAAGCGAGGCACAACGTTTGATCTGGTGTTTCTCGACCCGCCATATAGCATGAAGAACGGGCACGAGTTAATGCTGACCATGCACGAACTGGAACTTTTGGAACCCGAAGCAACCATCGTGCTTGAATATGAATCCAAACATGATTACCCTGAGCAATTCGGCCCGTTTGAACAAACGCGCAAGGCTTTGTATGGGGAGACGGCAGTATCCATCTATTATTATGCGCCTGAAGCAGTTGAAGATGGAGAATCCATTACACCGGAAGAGGAGGCTCCTCATGACTGA
- the coaD gene encoding pantetheine-phosphate adenylyltransferase, whose translation MIHRQERIAVYPGSFDPVTMGHLDIIARASKQFDRVIVAVLNNMSKNPLFTVEERKELITEVTRHLPNVEVDSFRDLTANYVRQKEAQVIVRGIRSVTDFEYELQLASTNSKLNPDAETIFMMTNPKYSYLSSSIVKEIAHYHGDVTDLVSPEVEAALRQKISEKTGG comes from the coding sequence ATGATACATCGACAGGAACGGATCGCCGTATATCCTGGAAGTTTTGATCCCGTAACGATGGGGCATCTGGATATTATCGCCAGAGCGTCGAAGCAATTTGATCGCGTCATTGTGGCTGTGTTGAACAATATGAGCAAAAATCCGCTGTTTACGGTGGAGGAACGCAAGGAACTGATTACGGAAGTAACCCGCCATCTACCGAATGTCGAAGTGGACAGTTTCCGCGATCTGACAGCCAATTACGTCCGGCAAAAGGAAGCTCAGGTCATCGTTCGTGGTATACGCTCGGTAACTGATTTTGAATACGAGTTGCAATTGGCGTCGACCAATAGCAAGTTGAACCCGGATGCGGAAACGATATTTATGATGACGAATCCCAAGTATTCCTATTTAAGTTCCAGCATCGTCAAAGAAATCGCTCATTATCATGGAGATGTTACAGATCTTGTCTCACCTGAAGTGGAAGCTGCGCTCCGTCAGAAAATCAGCGAGAAAACCGGCGGTTAA
- a CDS encoding glycoside hydrolase family 2 TIM barrel-domain containing protein codes for MKATKADINWLGDVSVFEVNRLHAYSDHRYYQTMDEAVGSGAMSMRYDLNGTWKFNYAIRPDSRSEFFYTSDFSSEGWDDIEVPGHIQLQGYGQIQYVNTQYPWDGLNEIRPPALPQDKNPVGSYIRTFHLPTGWESNPVYISFQGVESAFYVWLNGQFVGYGEDSFTPSDFDLTPFLQDGENKLAVEVYQRSTGSWLEDQDFWRFSGIFRDVYLYTVPATHVRDVHVRTDLDKSYTNGTLQVDLKLEGKSVAGARVEAELRDREGNTVKTFESKVNDGQVSLREDIGTVNLWSAEIPYLYRLYIRVYDAAGTLVEVVPQAVGFRTFEMIDKVMHINGKRIVFKGVNRHEFNPRRGRAVTKEDMLWDVRTIKQNNMNAVRTSHYPNQSLWYELCDEYGLYVIDEMNLETHGSWQKLGAVEPSWVIPGDKPEWHDIVMDRAVSMVERDKNHPSILIWSCGNESHGGEVIYKVSQYFKSADPTRLVHYEGVFHDRRFDETSDMETRMYAKPADIEEFLNANPTKPYISCEYMHAMGNSIGGMHKYTELEDKYPMYQGGFIWDYIDQSIYKKDRYGKEFLAYGGDFGDRPSDYSFCGNGIVHADRKVTAKMQEVKFLYQNIKLFPDREGVKIVNGNLFADTSALELVYSLEREGHEVLRGTLEVNVDAQSETVVKLPLGAEALGGGEYAVNTAFVLKEATMWADKGEEVAFGQFIFTQDQVNDAVEVDLNLVSDVQVIEGDVNIGVRAGKTHALFSKQFGTLVSLKLSGRETIAVPPAPLFWRAMTDNDKGMAMGFELGAWYAASLMPRSVEWKAEQKPDQYRIEFTYKLNISENVQVKVVYTVHADGSVRVHNAYKGTSGLPNLPIHALSFRTSPDFENVEWLAMGPEENYADRAFGARLGIHGSKVADTMAPYLVPQESGNRTGVRWAKLTDNAGRGFKIEASGTPVELNVSPYTAFELENAQHAYELPPVHYTVVTVAGKQMGVGGDDSWGAPVHPEYLIPSDGELTFEFVIRAL; via the coding sequence ATGAAAGCAACAAAGGCAGATATCAACTGGTTGGGGGACGTAAGTGTATTTGAGGTGAACCGTCTTCATGCCTATTCCGATCACCGTTATTACCAAACAATGGATGAAGCTGTAGGTTCAGGCGCGATGTCCATGCGTTATGATCTGAATGGTACGTGGAAATTCAACTATGCGATTCGTCCAGACAGCCGTTCTGAGTTTTTCTATACATCCGATTTTTCCAGTGAAGGCTGGGATGATATTGAAGTTCCAGGGCACATCCAGTTACAAGGATACGGACAGATTCAATATGTAAATACACAATATCCTTGGGATGGCCTGAACGAAATTCGTCCGCCGGCATTACCACAGGATAAAAATCCAGTTGGAAGTTACATTCGCACATTCCACCTGCCGACAGGTTGGGAGTCGAATCCGGTATATATTTCTTTCCAAGGTGTAGAGTCTGCATTCTATGTATGGCTTAATGGACAATTCGTAGGATACGGGGAAGACAGCTTCACGCCATCTGATTTTGACCTGACGCCATTCCTTCAGGATGGAGAGAACAAACTCGCAGTTGAGGTGTATCAACGCAGCACAGGCAGTTGGCTGGAAGACCAGGATTTCTGGCGTTTCTCCGGCATTTTCAGAGATGTGTATCTGTATACGGTCCCGGCTACGCACGTACGTGATGTTCATGTTCGCACAGATCTGGACAAGTCCTATACCAACGGTACGTTGCAAGTGGATCTGAAGCTGGAAGGAAAATCGGTTGCAGGAGCACGTGTAGAGGCTGAACTTCGTGATCGTGAAGGCAATACCGTTAAAACGTTTGAATCCAAAGTTAACGATGGACAAGTAAGTCTTCGTGAAGATATCGGTACAGTGAACCTGTGGAGCGCAGAGATTCCATACTTGTATCGCCTTTATATTCGTGTATATGATGCTGCGGGTACACTTGTTGAGGTTGTTCCTCAAGCCGTTGGTTTCCGTACATTTGAAATGATTGATAAAGTGATGCACATCAACGGTAAACGTATCGTATTCAAAGGTGTGAATCGCCATGAGTTCAACCCGCGTCGTGGACGTGCAGTTACGAAGGAAGATATGCTGTGGGATGTTCGTACGATCAAACAGAATAATATGAATGCTGTACGTACGTCACACTATCCAAACCAAAGTCTGTGGTATGAGTTGTGTGATGAATACGGACTCTATGTTATTGACGAGATGAATCTGGAGACACACGGATCTTGGCAGAAGCTTGGCGCTGTTGAACCTTCTTGGGTTATTCCAGGCGACAAACCGGAATGGCATGATATCGTCATGGACCGCGCTGTTTCCATGGTAGAGCGTGACAAAAACCATCCGTCCATTCTGATCTGGTCTTGTGGTAATGAATCACACGGTGGTGAAGTCATCTACAAAGTATCCCAATACTTCAAATCAGCTGATCCAACACGTCTGGTACATTACGAAGGTGTATTCCATGATCGCCGTTTCGATGAAACAAGTGATATGGAGACTCGCATGTATGCCAAACCGGCGGACATTGAGGAATTTCTGAATGCAAACCCGACGAAACCTTATATTAGCTGTGAGTACATGCATGCCATGGGTAACTCCATTGGCGGTATGCACAAATATACGGAGTTGGAAGACAAATATCCGATGTATCAAGGTGGATTCATCTGGGATTACATCGACCAATCCATTTATAAAAAAGATCGTTACGGCAAAGAGTTCCTCGCCTATGGCGGAGATTTCGGTGATCGTCCATCAGACTATTCGTTCTGTGGCAACGGTATCGTCCATGCTGACCGTAAAGTAACTGCGAAAATGCAGGAGGTTAAATTCCTTTACCAGAACATCAAGCTGTTCCCAGATCGTGAAGGTGTTAAAATCGTGAACGGTAATTTATTCGCAGATACATCTGCGCTGGAACTGGTATACAGCCTGGAGCGCGAGGGACATGAAGTGCTGCGTGGAACATTGGAAGTGAACGTGGATGCACAAAGCGAGACGGTAGTGAAACTTCCGCTGGGTGCAGAAGCTCTGGGGGGCGGCGAGTACGCTGTGAACACTGCATTTGTGTTAAAAGAAGCTACAATGTGGGCTGACAAAGGCGAAGAAGTGGCGTTTGGACAGTTTATTTTCACCCAGGATCAGGTAAATGATGCAGTTGAAGTCGACTTGAACCTTGTAAGTGATGTACAAGTTATCGAAGGTGACGTTAACATCGGTGTTCGTGCCGGCAAGACACATGCGCTGTTCTCCAAACAGTTTGGGACACTGGTTTCCCTGAAATTGTCCGGTCGTGAGACGATTGCTGTACCACCTGCACCGCTCTTCTGGCGTGCAATGACGGATAATGACAAAGGTATGGCGATGGGCTTCGAACTGGGTGCCTGGTATGCAGCGAGCCTGATGCCACGTTCTGTAGAGTGGAAAGCGGAACAGAAACCGGATCAATACCGGATCGAGTTCACGTACAAGCTCAACATTTCGGAGAATGTACAAGTGAAAGTGGTATATACCGTTCATGCAGATGGAAGCGTGCGTGTGCATAATGCGTACAAAGGTACATCTGGATTGCCAAACTTGCCAATTCATGCATTGTCCTTCAGAACATCACCTGACTTCGAAAACGTGGAATGGCTTGCGATGGGACCCGAAGAAAATTATGCAGACCGCGCATTTGGCGCACGTCTGGGTATCCATGGCAGCAAGGTAGCTGATACTATGGCTCCGTATCTGGTACCACAGGAATCAGGCAACCGTACGGGCGTACGTTGGGCCAAATTGACAGACAACGCGGGACGTGGCTTCAAAATTGAAGCATCTGGAACCCCGGTTGAGTTGAATGTCTCACCATATACGGCATTTGAGCTGGAGAACGCACAACATGCGTACGAATTGCCTCCTGTACACTATACGGTCGTGACTGTAGCGGGTAAACAAATGGGTGTTGGCGGTGATGACAGCTGGGGTGCACCAGTTCATCCGGAATACCTGATCCCTTCAGACGGCGAACTGACATTTGAATTTGTCATTCGAGCACTGTAA